GGCGCCACCCGCCCCACGACCGGGGACAGCGACGAGCCGCCGTACGGGACGGGCGTCGCCGCCCTGGAGGACGGCTGGCGGCTGTTCCAGGCCGCGCAGCTCGTCCCGCCGTACCCGGGGGTGGAGCAGGAGACCTCGTTCCTCAAGCACGAGTTCTTCTTCGAGAAGCTCGTCGAGCGGGGGCCTGCCGACAGCGGATGAGATACAGCTCATAGCTTCGACAGCTCGAATATGGTCCAATACGCCATAAGTATGACGAAACGGACTCCATTCTTCGAGGAATCACACCTGATGACCCACCCTCGCGTGTCCGGCCGCTCCACTCCCGGCCTCCCTTCGGAGACCCTTCGGGAGCTGTCGGAGGCGGCCCGGCTCGCGGCGACGGGGCAGGCACCGGCCGAGCTGTGGGCGGCTCGCCGGTTCCTGGAGGGGACACAGGCGGCCATCGCGGTCCTGGACACGGAACTGCGCTATCTCTACCTCAACGAAGCTCTGGCGGACGTCAACGGGCTGCCGGTCCAGGAGCACCTCGGCCGGCCCATGCCGGAGGTGATCCCGGGCTCCGGGGCATCGGCGGAGGTGGCGCGCGAGGTGCTCCGCACCGGCCGGCCGCAGACCGTGGTCTTCGACGGCCGGGTGCCCGTCGACCCGGCGGACGTGCAGCGCTGGTGGCTCGGCGCCTTCCACCGGCTCGCCGGCGACAATGGCGAGATCCTCGGCGTCGCCGCCGTCGTCATGGAGGTCACCGAGGGCATCCGGCAGCGCGAGTCGCTGCGGCGGGCCCAGGCGCGCCTGGAACTGCTGGAGGAGACCGCCGCCCGGGTCGGCGGCACGCTCGACGCGGCCGACGCCTGCCGGGCGCTGACCGATCTGCTGGTGCCGCGGTTCGCCGACTACGCCGTCGTGGACGTGCTCGACCCCGAGGGCACGCGCAGGGCACCGGCCACCCCCGTGCCGGTACGGCTGCGCCGCATGGCGGTGGCCGCCGCTCCCGGTATGCCGGAGCCGCTCGCCCCCGTGACCAGAAGCGGAGAGGTGATCTTCCACCAGGCCACCTCGTCGATGGCTCGGGTGCTGACCGGGCACAAGCCCGTCGTGCTCAACCGGCCCGACGACGACACCGTGCGCCTCCTCGCCCCCACACGCCGGCGCCTGGAGCGCTACCGGGCCCTGGAGCTGCACTCCGTGGCCTATCTGCCCCTCATGGCCGGCGGTGAGCCCGTCGGGGCCGTCATCGTGGGGCGCAGGGCGGACTCCCCCGAGTTCACCCAGGACGACGTCGAGCTGCTGGAGCAGCTGACCTCGCGGGCCGCGACGGGCATCGGCCACGCCCTGCGCTACACCCACGAGCACGAGACCGCGCTGGAGATGCAGCGCGCCTTCCTGGCCACCCCGCACATACCGGGCCCGGGTGTGGAGATCGCCAGCCGCTATCTCCCCGCCGGACGCGGCGCCGAGGTCGGCGGGGACTGGTACGACGCCGTCGCCCTGCCGTGCGGGCGCACCCTGCTCGTGGTCGGGGACGTCATGGGACACGGAGTGCGTGCCGCGGCGGCCATGAGCGAGTACCGCTCCCTGCTCCGCGCGCTGGCTCTGCAGGGGCTCGCCCCCGACCGGCTGCTCGCCGAGGCGGACCGCACCGCCCACGCACTCGACCTGGACCGTGTCGCCACGTGTGTCCTGGCCCTCCTGGACCCCGCCGCCGGGCACGTGGTGCTGGCCACCGCCGGCCATGTCCCGCCCCTGCTGGTCCGGCCGGGCACCGCCCCCGAACTCGCGGACCTTCCCGTCGGTCCTCCGCTGGGCACGGGCTTCGGCGGGTACGACAGCCGGCTCTGTCCGCTGCCGCCGGGCACTCTGCTGCTGGCCTACACCGACGGGCTCGTGGAGCGGCGCGGCGAGGACATCGACATCGGCCTCGCCGCGCTCGCCGCGATGCCCATCACCGCCGCGCACGCCCTCCCGGACGTCCTGAACGCCGTCCTCGACCGACTGGCGCCCGCCGGTTCGGAGGACGACGTCACGCTGCTCGCCGCCCGCACCCTGTGAGCGCGGCTCGGACCCCGGTGACCTGACTGGTCCGGGTCCGGCGGGAGGCCACGCCGCTGTGCTCGTCCGGGCCGAACACAACACCGGCCGGCCTGCCCCGGTAGAGCGCGGCATGGCGTGCCCGATGGTGTCGTCGTGCCGGACAGCGGTCACCCGGTCGGTGGCCCTGCCCAGGTTCTTCCGGTGATCGCCGAAGAGGCCGCAGCCGTAGGTGTTCACGACGGCGCCCCCTTGCGCGGGTCGATGTCCGCGAGCCTGCACGGGCCTTTCGGCCGAGGCGGCGGAGCAGGCCCGGGGACTTCGGAACCAGCGGGATCCCACACACCGGCGGGGCGTCATCTTCGGCCCTCCGAAGGCCAGTTGTGGCCCAGAAGACGGTCTCGTCGGGGTGGCGTTCAGTCAACGGGGGACAGTCCCGAAGACTCCCGCCGCCGGCCACGGCAGCGCGCATACGGTCCGGCCATCCGGCGGACGGACC
This is a stretch of genomic DNA from Streptomyces sp. NBC_00285. It encodes these proteins:
- a CDS encoding SpoIIE family protein phosphatase, which codes for MTHPRVSGRSTPGLPSETLRELSEAARLAATGQAPAELWAARRFLEGTQAAIAVLDTELRYLYLNEALADVNGLPVQEHLGRPMPEVIPGSGASAEVAREVLRTGRPQTVVFDGRVPVDPADVQRWWLGAFHRLAGDNGEILGVAAVVMEVTEGIRQRESLRRAQARLELLEETAARVGGTLDAADACRALTDLLVPRFADYAVVDVLDPEGTRRAPATPVPVRLRRMAVAAAPGMPEPLAPVTRSGEVIFHQATSSMARVLTGHKPVVLNRPDDDTVRLLAPTRRRLERYRALELHSVAYLPLMAGGEPVGAVIVGRRADSPEFTQDDVELLEQLTSRAATGIGHALRYTHEHETALEMQRAFLATPHIPGPGVEIASRYLPAGRGAEVGGDWYDAVALPCGRTLLVVGDVMGHGVRAAAAMSEYRSLLRALALQGLAPDRLLAEADRTAHALDLDRVATCVLALLDPAAGHVVLATAGHVPPLLVRPGTAPELADLPVGPPLGTGFGGYDSRLCPLPPGTLLLAYTDGLVERRGEDIDIGLAALAAMPITAAHALPDVLNAVLDRLAPAGSEDDVTLLAARTL